One Candidatus Binatia bacterium genomic region harbors:
- a CDS encoding alpha/beta hydrolase, with protein sequence MDDTTRIGEVNIAWEEHGRGPDTLVLVHGFTGARIDFEDHLVGLSESRRVIAADHRGHGDSTNFGTTEAYSLEILANDLLAFLEEVAEGPVDLLGHSMGGMVALRCALLRPAMFRSLVLMDTAAESLGGDGLPSGLDRLVRSQGLLAMNRKMPPLPESRRMREIFGDAWFEANQESRLSRMDPEAFIALFPEVFGGPSLLDRLGEIRIPTTVMVGAEDTAFVPAAVHLAEGIAGARLERIEGAWHSPQRTHPEIWRSLVERHLRERA encoded by the coding sequence ATGGATGACACCACCCGCATTGGTGAAGTGAATATCGCCTGGGAAGAACATGGCCGGGGACCGGACACTCTGGTTTTGGTCCATGGCTTCACGGGTGCCCGGATTGATTTCGAGGATCATCTGGTCGGGCTTTCCGAGTCTCGCCGTGTGATCGCAGCCGATCACCGCGGGCATGGCGACTCGACGAACTTCGGGACCACCGAGGCCTACTCTCTGGAGATTCTGGCCAATGATCTGTTGGCATTTCTCGAGGAGGTGGCCGAGGGCCCGGTGGATCTTCTCGGACATTCGATGGGTGGCATGGTGGCTCTTCGCTGCGCTCTGCTTCGTCCCGCGATGTTTCGCTCGCTGGTGTTGATGGATACGGCCGCCGAGAGTCTGGGAGGTGACGGGCTCCCATCGGGCCTGGATCGATTGGTCCGGTCGCAAGGGCTTCTCGCGATGAACCGTAAAATGCCCCCCTTGCCGGAATCACGTCGGATGCGCGAGATATTTGGAGACGCGTGGTTCGAGGCGAATCAGGAGTCGCGCCTGAGCCGGATGGATCCGGAAGCCTTTATTGCTCTCTTTCCCGAGGTTTTTGGAGGTCCTTCTCTTTTGGACCGACTCGGCGAAATCCGGATTCCGACCACCGTGATGGTTGGTGCTGAAGATACGGCCTTCGTTCCGGCGGCAGTGCACCTCGCCGAAGGGATCGCCGGGGCGCGCCTCGAGCGGATCGAGGGCGCATGGCATAGCCCCCAGAGAACCCACCCCGAGATCTGGAGATCGCTCGTGGAAAGGCACCTTCGGGAGCGCGCCTGA